The Kribbella sp. HUAS MG21 genome includes the window CGAGCAGGTCCGTGGCGACACCGGACAGGCCGAACGTCACGACCGGACCGAACGACACGTCCTCGATGGCCGAGATCACCACCGGTACGCCGGGCGGCGCCATCTTCTGCACGACGAACTGCGCACGGCCCGGGTCCGACGCGACGCCGAAGGTCCGGGTCATCTCCGCCCAGGCCGCCCGCATGTCGTCCTCGTCGTGGATGTGCCGCCAGATGTCGGCCAGGTCCGGGCGCATCCGCCACTGCTCCGCGGTCGCCTTCAGGATCACCTCGAACCCGAGGTCCGCCGCCCGCGCCACCGCCTCGTCGGCGCTCAGCACCGGGAACGCCGGCAGCACCGAGATCCCGTAGAAGCTCAGCAGGCGCTGCCGGTCGGCGTCGTCCAGATCCGCACCGGTCGGGTGCCGCTGCAGGAACTCGGCGACGAAGTCCTCTCCCCCGGCGGTGTCGATCTCCGGCAGGTCCGGGATCCGGCTGTCCGAGCGGCGCCGCCACTCGGCGTACTGCGTGGCCTTCGCCAGCGCGCCCACGGCGTACTGCGGGTTGAGGAACGACGGGATCGAGCCGCGGGCCGCGCCGCCGTCCTCGTCGGGGACCCGGAGCTCCTCCGGGACGCTCCGCGAGGCCAGGAACGTCGACACCACCGGCTTGTCGGAGCCGGCTGCCGCCGCGGCGAGCACCTGCGCGACCTCGCCGCCGTTCGACTGCACGGGCGGCGTGTAGATCACCACGACCGAGTGCACCGAGTCGTCGGCGAACACCTCGGACAGCGCGAGCCCGAAGTCCGACGCGGTCGCGTCGGCACTCAGGTTCCGCGGCTCCCCCGCGACGTCCAGGCCGCAGCCCGCCATCGTGTCGAGCGCGAGCAGGGTCAGCGCGTCGGAGTTCGACACGATCGCGACCCGGCGGCCCTTCGGCAGCGGCTGGTGCGCGAGCAGCTGCGCGACGTCGAACAGCTCGCCGGTCGTGTCCACGCCGATCAGCCCGCTCTGCCGGAACATCGACTCGATGGTTGCGGCGGGCAACTGACTGCGGCGGACCAGCTGGCCGACCGGCACGCCCTGCGTGGCGCGCCCGGACTTCAGCGCGACCACCGGCTTGCGGCCGGCGAGCCGCCGGGAGACCCGGCTGAACTTGCGCGGGTTGCCGAGCGACTCGAGGTACAGCAGCACGACCTCGGTCGCCTCGTCGGAGTACCAGTACTGCATCAGGTCGTTGCCGGAGACGTCGGCGCGGTTGCCGGCCGAGACGAAGCTCGACAGCCCGAGACCACGACCGGCCATGTCGGCCAGGATCGGCACGCCGAGCGCGCCGGACTGGCAGAAGAACGCGACCCGGCCCTTGCTCGGCATCAGCGGCGACAGCGTCGCGTTGAGGGACACCCCGGCCGCGGTGTTGATCAGTCCGAGCGCGTTCGGCCCGATCACGCGCATCCCGTACGA containing:
- a CDS encoding GNAT family N-acetyltransferase, coding for MPDQYDQELPDGYPAEYEADVVLRDGATAHLRPITPDDDDLLVAFYARVSEQSKYYRFFAPYPQLSDRDVARFTQVDYHQRLALIVTVGDEMIGVGRYEGTGRRTAEVAFLIEDAHQGRGLGQLLLEHLAQAARENGIHRFVAEVLPDNRKMITVFTEAGYKVAREFEDGVIMVEFDIAPTDTSFGVMQAREQRSEALSIARLLTPSSVAVIGASRREGTIGNALLRNLRDGGFPGRLYAVNTDTKADEIEGVPAYPTIREVEGTVDLAVVAVKAEMVADVVLDCAAKGVRGLVVVSSGFAEIGDEGRKRQRYLVGLARSYGMRVIGPNALGLINTAAGVSLNATLSPLMPSKGRVAFFCQSGALGVPILADMAGRGLGLSSFVSAGNRADVSGNDLMQYWYSDEATEVVLLYLESLGNPRKFSRVSRRLAGRKPVVALKSGRATQGVPVGQLVRRSQLPAATIESMFRQSGLIGVDTTGELFDVAQLLAHQPLPKGRRVAIVSNSDALTLLALDTMAGCGLDVAGEPRNLSADATASDFGLALSEVFADDSVHSVVVIYTPPVQSNGGEVAQVLAAAAAGSDKPVVSTFLASRSVPEELRVPDEDGGAARGSIPSFLNPQYAVGALAKATQYAEWRRRSDSRIPDLPEIDTAGGEDFVAEFLQRHPTGADLDDADRQRLLSFYGISVLPAFPVLSADEAVARAADLGFEVILKATAEQWRMRPDLADIWRHIHDEDDMRAAWAEMTRTFGVASDPGRAQFVVQKMAPPGVPVVISAIEDVSFGPVVTFGLSGVATDLLGDRSYRMPPLTTRDAAEMVREVKAAPLLYGYRGSDPVDISAIEDLLHRVSRLTLDLEEVVRLDLRSVLVSAEGATVLDTRIRIAPNEKPRQDTPARRLT